One Myripristis murdjan chromosome 17, fMyrMur1.1, whole genome shotgun sequence DNA segment encodes these proteins:
- the LOC115375851 gene encoding ATP-sensitive inward rectifier potassium channel 10-like isoform X2: MTSATPPSSRSSSPQKVCHSQTQTDVLKPLLGSGVSGGGGTLRRRRRVLSKDGRSNVRIEHVSGRSALYMRDLWTTFLDMQWRYKFFLFTATFAGTWFLFGVLWYLVALVHGDLLEFDPPSNHTPCVMQMQTLTGAFLFSLESQTTIGYGFRCITEECPVAIILLIVQLVITMVMEIFITGTFLAKVARPKKRGETVKFSQHAVVSTHEGRPCLMIRVANMRKSLLLGCQVTGKLLQTSLTKEGETVRLDQRNVPFQVDTSSDSPFLILPLTFYHMIDDNSPLRAWAAKGGGWTDPELADFELLVIMSATVEPTSATCQVRTSYLPDEILWGYEFPPVVSLSPSGKYVADFAFFDKVAKTKTTPVFKPSSPQHEYQSSGGGSVPEGADPEKIRLEQSYRERGEDRGRVRDSSPLSVRISNV; the protein is encoded by the exons TGTTTCTGGAGGGGGCGGGAccttgaggaggaggaggcgtgtCCTGTCAAAAGATGGGCGGAGCAACGTGCGAATCGAGCATGTCAGCGGGCGGAGTGCACTTTACATGCGTGACCTCTGGACGACCTTTCTGGACATGCAGTGGCGTTACAAGTTCTTCCTGTTCACCGCCACCTTTGCTGGGACCTGGTTCCTCTTTGGGGTCCTGTGGTACCTGGTTGCTCTGGTCCATGGAGACCTgctgg AGTTTGATCCTCCATCCAACCACACGCCATGTGTGATGCAGATGCAGACCCTGACAGGAgccttcctcttctccctggAGTCCCAGACAACTATTGGCTATGGTTTCCGCTGTATCACTGAGGAGTGCCCAGTCGCCATCATCCTTCTCATTGTCCAGCTCGTCATCACTATGGTGATGGAGatcttcatcactggtaccttCCTGGCTAAG GTTGCTCGGCCAAAGAAGCGGGGTGAGACAGTGAAGTTCAGTCAGCATGCTGTGGTATCGACCCATGAAGGCCGACCATGCCTTATGATCAGGGTGGCCAACATGCGCAAGAGCCTGCTGCTCGGGTGCCAG GTTACAGGGAAGCTGCTGCAGACATCCCTGACCAAGGAAGGGGAGACAGTGCGTCTGGACCAGAGGAACGTGCCTTTCCAGGTGGACACGTCCAGTGACAGCCCCTTCCTCATCCTGCCTCTCACCTTCTACCACATGATTGATGACAACAGCCCTCTGCGAGCCTGGGCTGCCAAGG GTGGTGGCTGGACTGACCCGGAGTTGGCTGACTTTGAGCTGCTGGTGATCATGAGCGCCACAGTGGAACCGACCTCGGCTACCTGCCAGGTCCGCACCTCCTACCTGCCAGATGAGATCCTCTGGGGTTACGAGTTTCCCCCTGTggtctccctctccccctcggGCAAATATGTGGCCGACTTCGCCTTCTTTGACAAAGTGGCCAAAACCAAGACTACACCTGTTTTCAAACCATCCAGCCCCCAGCACGAGTACCAGAGCAGCGGGGGCGGGTCCGTACCAGAGGGGGCTGACCCAGAGAAGATCCGTCTGGAGCAGAGCTAcagggaaagaggggaggacCGCGGCCGGGTCAGAGACAGCAGCCCCCTCAGCGTACGCATCAGCAATGTGTGA